Proteins encoded together in one Rhinopithecus roxellana isolate Shanxi Qingling chromosome 3, ASM756505v1, whole genome shotgun sequence window:
- the LOC115896367 gene encoding uncharacterized protein LOC115896367 gives MRTYTLHQANSPSNPVLHGTPQKEPEPSSNIRHCLSATSSVPEGTQLALKMLPTPTLQTSSGDRGQSSVHSLPYRLRIGTCRILLIPSAEKGADSYVLSERSFERTYNCKLLSHMDPAEDEPGVLDAVARFGNLQTKIAGRSVPSPAPGGSPRDRRLEARRRDSDRGSREEEPEEAAGGSGPGEGRARGCSDRGRRREASPSSGRTAANRQVDPSSLRREERVSQDPGMGGKKPWGATSLHPGGEEAGGRRSAGAEPPTPGAEHAAPACSARVHRAGRGGDRAEAVAPGRCLGPDRLHVSPARGHVHRLSPVRRPDVLRINKMKLGETGGQIAPGSQSPRPGRSTSPPYPSPAAAPTPDRSPRGKLQP, from the exons ATGCGGACCTACACCCTGCACCAAGCCAATTCCCCATCCAACCCTGTCCTCCACGGAACACCCCAGA AGGAGCCTGAACCCTCTTCCAACATCCGCCACTGCCTGTCTGCAACTTCAAGTGTCCCAGAGGGGACCCAGCTCGCCTTGAAGATGCTGCCCACACCCACCCTCCAGACCAGTTCTGGGGAC AGAGGGCAGAGCTCTGTCCACTCGCTCCCATATCGGCTGCGCATTGGCACCTGCAGGATCCTTCTGATCCCTTCTGCAGAGAAGGGAGCTG ATTCCTATGTGCTGTCTGAAAGGAGCTTTGAGCGGACCTATAACTGTAAGCTTTTGAGCCACATG GATCCTGCAGAAGATGAGCCAGGGGTGCTAGACGCAGTGGCGAGGTTTGGAAATCTGCAGACCAAAATCGCCGGCCGCAGTGTGCCTTCG CCCGCCCCTGGAGGCAGTCCGCGGGACCGCAGGCTGGAGGCGCGCCGGCGTGATTCCGACCGCGGGAGCCGGGAGGAGGAGCCGGAGGAGGCTGCGGGGGGCTCCGGCCCAGGCGAAGGAAGGGCAAGAGGCTGTTCGGACCGGGGGCGGCGCCGGGAG GCATCCCCATCCTCCGGCAGAACAGCTGCGAATCGCCAAGTTGACCCCTCATCCCTTCGCCGAGAGGAGAGGGTGTCTCAGGACCCAGGGATGGGCGGGAAGAAACCATGGGGAGCCACAAGTCTGCACCCAGGCGGGGAAGAGGCGGGCGGGCGCCGCTCCGCAGGCGCAG AGCCTCCAACCCCAGGAGCCGAGCATGCTGCCCCCGCGTGCAGCGCCCGCGTGCACCGGGCCGGGAGAGGGGGCGACAGGGCGGAGGCGGTGGCCCCCGGAAGGTGTCTGGGACCGGACCGGCTGCACGTGAGCCCAGCGCGAGGTCATGTGCACCGGCTCAGCCCGGTTCGGCGCCCGGACGTGCTGCgtatcaacaaaatgaaactcGGGGAGACAGGAGGGCAGATAGCTCCAGGTTCTCAGAGCCCCCGCCCCGGCCGCTCGACCTCCCCACCGTATCCATCTCCCGCCGCAGCCCCTACGCCCGACCGGAGCCCGCGGGGCAAGTTGCAGCCCTGA